One region of Candidatus Hydrogenedentota bacterium genomic DNA includes:
- a CDS encoding transketolase has product MSFPLDTSAYKAVAIDPFKGEITPEQKAQLLANIQVVRDTIIFFTAVAGAKGLGGHTGGAYSIVPEVLISDAFMKGCDRVYPVYFDEGGHRVAIQYAMAAFNGEMPMTKLLEYRAADQGLYGHPELDPELGIKFASGRLGHLWPFVNGVAKANPDKMVFLFGSDGSQMEGDDAEAARFAVAHGVNVKVVVDDNDVTISGHPSKYLPGYDIGKTLAGHGLPVCTGDGEDFDALFSRMVKAAQAEGPVALINKRPMAPGIAGLEGNHAGHDVIKKELAVDYLKARGHADAVAYLEGVKKVSGGGAFLGCTAETASNRTEFGNIVNGILDGMSEAERVNRVLVVDSDLEGSTGLKGIRVKHPEVCLNGGVQERGNFSAAAGFGFKHGQQGIFSTFSAFLEMIISELTMARLNGANVLCHFSHAGIDDMADNTCHYGINVMLADCGIAEGDTTRLYFPGDALQLKSVVETIWNDPGARFVFTLRSTVPYILGADGEKLYGGDYRFTSGRDEIVREGSTGYVVAYGDMLCRALDAVERARAAGLDVGLVNKPTLNVVDEAMMKRLGAAPFVLVVESQNIKTGLGSRFGTWLLERGFAPKYAHLGVGKPGHGGLSEHMYHQGIDPASILAKIKSLA; this is encoded by the coding sequence CGCGTACAGCATTGTGCCGGAGGTGCTGATCTCGGACGCGTTCATGAAGGGCTGCGACAGGGTTTATCCGGTCTATTTCGACGAGGGCGGCCACCGGGTCGCCATCCAGTACGCCATGGCGGCGTTCAACGGGGAGATGCCGATGACGAAGCTGCTGGAGTACCGCGCGGCGGACCAGGGGCTGTACGGCCATCCGGAGCTTGACCCGGAACTGGGGATCAAGTTCGCCTCGGGCCGTCTCGGCCACCTGTGGCCTTTTGTGAACGGCGTGGCGAAGGCGAACCCGGACAAGATGGTGTTCCTCTTCGGTTCGGACGGGTCGCAGATGGAGGGCGACGACGCCGAGGCGGCGCGTTTCGCCGTGGCGCACGGGGTGAACGTGAAGGTGGTGGTGGACGACAACGACGTGACGATTTCGGGGCACCCGTCGAAGTACCTGCCGGGCTATGACATCGGGAAGACGCTGGCGGGCCACGGGCTGCCGGTTTGCACGGGGGACGGCGAGGACTTTGACGCGCTCTTCTCGCGGATGGTGAAGGCGGCGCAGGCGGAGGGGCCGGTGGCGCTGATCAACAAGCGGCCCATGGCGCCGGGCATCGCGGGCCTGGAGGGGAACCACGCGGGGCACGACGTGATCAAGAAGGAACTGGCGGTTGACTACCTGAAGGCCCGGGGCCACGCGGACGCGGTGGCGTACCTGGAGGGCGTGAAGAAGGTGTCCGGCGGGGGGGCGTTCCTGGGCTGCACGGCGGAGACGGCGAGCAACCGGACGGAGTTCGGCAACATCGTGAACGGCATCCTGGACGGGATGTCCGAGGCGGAGCGGGTGAACCGGGTGCTGGTGGTGGACTCGGACCTGGAGGGTTCGACGGGGCTGAAGGGCATCCGGGTGAAGCACCCGGAGGTGTGCCTGAACGGCGGGGTGCAGGAGCGGGGCAATTTCTCGGCGGCGGCGGGCTTCGGTTTCAAGCACGGCCAGCAGGGCATATTCAGCACCTTCTCGGCCTTTTTGGAGATGATCATCTCCGAGCTGACCATGGCCCGGCTGAACGGGGCGAACGTGCTGTGCCATTTCTCGCACGCGGGCATAGACGACATGGCGGACAACACCTGCCACTACGGCATCAATGTGATGCTGGCGGACTGCGGCATCGCGGAGGGCGACACCACGCGGCTGTACTTCCCCGGCGACGCGCTCCAGTTGAAGAGCGTGGTGGAGACCATCTGGAACGACCCGGGCGCGCGTTTCGTGTTCACCCTGCGCAGCACGGTTCCGTACATCCTCGGGGCGGACGGCGAGAAGCTGTACGGCGGGGACTACCGGTTCACGTCGGGCAGGGACGAGATTGTGCGGGAGGGTTCGACGGGCTATGTGGTGGCCTACGGCGACATGCTGTGCCGGGCGCTGGACGCGGTGGAGCGGGCGCGGGCGGCGGGCCTGGACGTGGGCCTGGTGAACAAGCCGACGCTGAACGTGGTGGACGAGGCGATGATGAAGAGGCTCGGCGCGGCGCCCTTCGTGCTGGTGGTGGAGAGCCAGAACATCAAGACGGGGCTGGGTTCCCGGTTCGGAACCTGGCTGCTGGAGCGGGGTTTTGCGCCGAAATACGCGCACCTGGGCGTGGGCAAGCCCGGCCACGGCGGGCTTTCCGAGCACATGTACCACCAGGGCATAGACCCGGCGAGCATACTGGCGAAGATCAAGAGCCTGGCGTGA
- a CDS encoding twin-arginine translocase TatA/TatE family subunit, with amino-acid sequence MWTPGMGELVIIFAIVLVLFGGGKLAGVGKSLGTAISEFKGALTEKKDDGAEKKSDTDKAE; translated from the coding sequence ATGTGGACCCCGGGTATGGGCGAACTGGTCATCATCTTCGCCATCGTGCTGGTGCTATTCGGCGGCGGAAAGCTGGCGGGTGTGGGCAAGTCGCTGGGCACCGCCATCTCCGAGTTCAAGGGCGCGCTCACCGAGAAGAAGGATGACGGCGCGGAGAAGAAGTCGGACACCGACAAGGCGGAGTGA